Genomic segment of Deinococcus sp. YIM 134068:
GCCTGGATGTGATCCGGGGGCAGATCGCGGCGTATGAGGCGGCGGCTGGAGCGTAGGACATGAACGGAGCCTCGCTCTGCTGGAGAGAAGTCCAATTCATGCTCTGTTCCCAGATGTTCAGGTGTCCACAATCTCGACGCCCATCAGCGTCACGTCCACCCCGGCCCTGAGCGTGTTCTGAATCTCGGCCACCCGGTCGGTGTGCTTCAACAACTCCCGGAGTTCGTCCTCGTCCCCCGGCCCGGCAACTCTCACGCGGTAGGTCACGTTGCTGGCGGGTTCTCCCTCGGCCCCGAACTCGCCCTCCACCTCCACCTCGACCCGTTCGATGCTCAGGCCGCGCCTGGCCGCCTCCCGGTAGAGATCGTTGCAGTAGCAGGTGGCGAGGGCCAGAAATAGCAGTTCCCCCCCGTTGACGCTGGAGCCGAACCCCATCGGCTTGGGCGGAACGGTGAGGCTATGCGCGTTGCCGTCCGTCCGCAGCGTGACCTGATGCCGACCTTCGCTGTTCTGAACGAGGGCGCTGATCTTCATGGCAGACCTCCGGGTTGATCGCTTGAGGAAGAGGCGGACACGCCTAACCCGGTGTCCGCCTCCTCTTGTCCCTCTCCCCGCCTACCGCACCTTGATCTCCCGGTCGAACCACGTCAGCACCCGCTCGCGTCCGAAGGGCCAGACCTCCACGCTCACGGCGCGGGCGGCCTCGCGGACGAACTCGGGAAGGGGGCCGCTGCGGGCGGGGGTGACGTTCCACGTCGGGGCGTCTTCGGGGAGGTCGGCGAGTTCGCGCGCCCGCTGGATGCCCGTATGCAGGTCGCCCAGCTCGTCCACGAGGCCGAGGTTCAGGGCGTCCAGACCGCTCCAGATGCGGCCCCGGCCCAGCTCGTTCACGCGCTCGGTCGTCATCCCCCGGCCCTCGGCCACCCGCGTCACGAAACGGTCGTAGACCTCGGAGATGCCGCGCTCCACCAGCGCCCGCTCGTCGTCGCTGTAGGGGCGGGAGGGTGAGTACATCAACGCCCGCTCGCGGCCCACCGGCTCGGGCCGGAAGCCCTGGCGGGCGTTGAACTCGCGCAGCACGGGCTTGCCGCTCACCACACCGATGCTGCCCGTCAGCGTGTACGGGCTGGCGATCACGCGCTTGGCGTGCGTCAGGATGTAGTACCCGCCGCTCGCCGCGTACTCGCCCATCACGGCGACAACCGGCTTCTCGGACGTGGCGACCTCGCGCCAGATCAGGTCCGACGCCAGCGCCGAGCCGCCCCCGCTGTCCACGTAGAGGACGATGGCTTTGGTCTTGTCGTCCTTCTTCGCGCGTCTCAGGGCCGCGACCACCGTATCCGACCCCGCCATCTGCCCGCCGAGGAGCGGCAGCGGCAGCGGATTGTTGCGGCTCTTGCCCGTCACGATGGCCCCGACGACGGGCACGACGGCCACCCGACCGGCTTTCGCGCCCGTGGGCCGTTGCGGGGTCAGGAGGTCGAGCACCGCCGCGAGGGGCCGGGTGCCGGGGCCGACGAGTTCGTCCTCGTAGGCGACGCGGGTGATGAGTCCCGCCTCGTGCGCGGCGCGGGCGCTCGTCAGGTCGCCCGTCAGCCACGCGCGGGCCGCGTCCTCGCTCACCCCACGGGCGGCGGCGAGGTCGCGCGTCCAGGCGGTCTCCAGCCCGGTGAGGTAGGCCGAGAGCTGCTCGCGGTTCGCGTCGTCCATCGCCTCCTGCGAGAAGCGGGTCAGCGCCGCCTTGTACTCGCGGATGCGGAGGTTCTCGAACTCGATGCCGTGTTTCTTGAGGAAGGCCCCCAGGAACGTCGGCTCGGCGGCGAAGCCCGGCACGAGCACGTCCGCCGACTCGGGCGCGACGATCTCGGGTGCCCCGCTCGCCGCGATGAGCGCCGTCATCGTCAGTTGCGGCAGGTAGGCGACCACCCGCTTGTCCGCCGCCAGCCGCGAGAGGATGCCCCGGACTGCGTGGGCTGTCGCCGGGGCCGCCGTGAACTCCGAGATGCGGACGAGGACGCCGTGCAGCCACGTGGCGTCGCGCAGCCGCTCCACGCGGGCCTCCAGCGTCTCCAGCGTCTCCTCCCGGTTGAGGAGGGCCTGAATGGGGTTGCCGGGCTGCCGGGCGGCGTAGGAACCGCTGAGGTCGAGGACCACCCAGGTCGGGCGGCTCACCCCTTTGGGCAGGGGATCGGCGTCACGTTGCAGGAACGGAATGTTGACCATACCCTACGGTACGCGCCCCCCATGAGGACGGTTCCCCCGACCGCCTAAACGCGCCCCCATCGCCTCCGCCCGTCCGACGAGGAGTGCGGCCTCATGCGGGCCGAGGTGTGCCCCCGCCGCCTCCCGGAAGAGAGTCAGCCAGCGCGCGAGGTGCGGACTGCGCAGCCCCAGCCCGCCGTGGACGGTGTTCAGGTTGCCCCGCCACGCCACCCCTCCCCCCAGCATCGTCACCCAGAAGGCGGTCACGCGGCCCAGATGGGCGTCCCAGTCCTCCACATGGGCGGCGAAGACGGGGCCGATCAACTCGTCCGCCCGCGCCCGCGAGTAGAAGTCGGTGAGGAGGGCGCGGAGGGCTGGCTCGCCGCCGATCTCCTCCAACGGGGAACCGGGGGAACGTGGTGTTGCCTCGTCCAGAGTTGCCAGGAACTCGGTTCGCAATTCCTCTGGTAGCGTCACGCCCGCCCACGCGGTCACGCCCGGCGTTCGCCACAGCAGCGGGACTTCACCCGTCCATCTCTCCACCACCGCGCCGCGCAGAGGCTCGGACCATTCCGCCGCCAAAGGAACGGACGCCTCGGGCACATCTTCCACCCGCACCCGCGCCCCCAGCGCCCGTCCCAGGAGCGCCGCTCCCGTCCCCCACGCCAGCACGGGCACGCCGCGCCGCAGCGCCGACGACACCAGCGTTAGGAGCACCCAACGGTCGGGCCGTTCGCGCACGTCCGCCACAGGCCCCCCGTCGTGCGGCACGAGGAGACCCGCCGCTGTGGGCAGGGCGTCCGGCATAGCTGGCTCAGTCTCCCCGAACTCCGTCACGGGCAGGGTCGTCAAGAGCGGGCCGCGTGTCACCCGGCAAGGATAAGGCCCGCCGTCTCACGGGGCGGGCCTCTCCTTATTTTCCTGATGGCTGAAAGCTGACGGCTGACGGCTTTAATTCACCGCCCGCAGGAACGTGTAGATATTCAACACGTCCTCGTCGCTGAGCTGCTCCTCGGTGAAGCGCGGCATCACGGCCCCGAGGTCGCGGCTGGGGCTGTGGCCCTCGCGCAGCGCCACCTCGAATTCCTCCAGCTTCCAGCCGCGCGGCCCCTCCTCGGCGATCAGGTTGGTGCCGATGCCGCCCTCGCCGTTCTGGCCGTGGCAGCCGCCGCAGGACGAGACGAACTTGGCCTGCCCGGCGGCGGTGTCGCCGCCAATCGCATTGGCGACCTCGGCAGCCTTCGCGTCGCCCGTGGCCGGATCGCCCGCCATCGTCTTCTCGATGTTGGAGGCACCTGTCTGCCCGAGCTGCGTGTTCTCCTCGCTCTCCGACTCGGTGGGGGAGGGGGTGCCCCTGGTGTCCCCGGCGGGGGCACCGTCCGCCGCGTTCGTGCCGCCGACCGGGGTGCTCTCGCGCGAGGACTCCACGCCCGGCCCCGTGGTGCCGTCGCTCTGGCCGGTGCTCGCCTCATCGGCCTCCCCCGCGCCGCCGTCCGCCGCGTCGCCCTCCTGCGCCTCGCCCGTCTGGGTGCCCGTGTTGGACTCGCCACCGGGAACGATCACCGCGCCGTTCTCGCCCGACTGGGTGCCGCCCGCCTGGTCCTGCATCACGTCGCCCAGCGCGCCGCCTGCGCCCGCCTCGCCGGTGGCCGCCTCGCGCGCAGAGGGGGCCTCCTCGCTGGGGACTTTGGCGGTGGTCGGGTCGCCGCCCTCGACTTCCTCGCCTCCTGCCCCGATGCCCTCCTCGTGATGGGGGGTGGTGGCGATGCGGTATCCGGCATACGAACCGCCCAGCGTGAGCGCCAGCAGCAGCGTCATGGTGACGGCGAAGGTGTTCTTCATAGCGCCTCACCCTACCACACGGTCAGGGGGCGTTTGGCCGCGCTGGACACCTTGAAATGGAGAGAAAACACCCAGAAACGACCCCGCGCCGGGTCCCGCCCGCCCTGCTAGCCTGCCCCCGTGCGCCTCGCCTCCCTGACAGCCAGCAACTCCGACATCCTCGCGGCGTTGGGGGTCGTGGAAGGGGTGGTCGCCGTGGACAACCACAGCGATGCGCCGGGGCTGGAGAGGGCAGTGCGCGTCGGGCCGGACCTGAACATCGACGTGGAGGCCGTACGTCTGGCCCGGCCCGACCTCGTGCTGGCGAGCCTGAGCGTGCCCGGCATGGAGCGCGTGGTGGCCGGGGTGCGCGCGGCGGGACTGCGGACGCTGGTGCTGGACCCCGTGAGCGTGCCCGACACGTTGCGCGATATCCGGGAGATCGGCGCGGCGGTCGGTCTGCCGGAGCGTGGGGAGGCGGTGGCGGCGCGGCTGGAGGCGGAATTGCGCGCCCTCGCCCGCCCCTTCCCCCGCCCGCCGCGCGTGCTCGTGGAGTGGTGGCCCCGGCCCATCATCGCGGCCACGCGCGACTCGTGGGTGACGGACCTGCTGGCGACCCTCGGTGCCGTGAACGCCCTTGCGGAAAGGCCCGGACGCAGCTCGCCCCTCACGTTGGAGGAGGTGCGCGCCGCCCGCCCCGACCTCATCGTCTGTTCGTGGTGCGGTGCCCGCAAGTTGCGGCCCGAGGTCATCGAGGCACGCGGCCTCGGCGTGCCCGTTGCATGTGTGCCGGAGAGCGGGCTGGGCCGCCCCGGTCCACGGCTGGTCGAGGGGGCACGGCTGATCGCGGCGGCGCTGGCGCGGTTGGGACTGGAGTCAATCACCGCCCGTTGAAGGAAGGGTGTCCCCCCCGGTCCTTCCTGGCGACTGGCGACTGGCGACCGGCGACCCTTCTTCCCAGCCCAGCAACGCCCGCAGTCCGCCCAGGCACTCGGCCCGGTACGCGGCGAGGTCCGGTTCCGGGTCCGCGAGGAAGCGCACGCTGAGGCCTTCCACGAGGGCGCGCAGGAGCCGTGCCCGTTCGGGGGAGCCGTCCCCGCCCGCCAGCCGCGCGAGTTCGAGGTCGAGGGCCAGCGTCTCGCGCTGGAAGTCGCGCTGCACGGCCATCAGCGCCGGGTCGCGGGTGGCGGCGGCCAGAAAGTCGAGCGACACCGTGTAGAAGCGCCGGGTGTTTTCCACCCCGTAGAACTGGTTTTCCACGTAGGCGCGCAGCTTGTCCTCGGGCGTGGCCGCCTGCCGCAGCGCCCGGCGGGTGGCGACCGTGATCGTGCGCGTAAATCTCCGCATCACCGCCGCGAGCAGCCCGGTCCGGCTGCCGAAGTGGTAGGCGAGCGTGCCCTTGCTCACACCCGCGTGCCCGGCGATGTCCGAGAGGGTCACGCCCGCATAGCCCCGCTCATACAGGGCGAGGTACGCCGCCTTCTCCAGCGCCGCGCGCCGTGCCCGGTCCTGAATGGGATTGACGCTGCGGGCCATAGGGGAGAGCGTACCAAGTCGCCGGGAAGGGATTGCCAGTCGCCAGCTTCCAGTCGCCGGAGAAGACGGGGCTGTTGCCCGTCGTTCCGTGCTTCACGTTCCGGGAGCATGATTAAACCTCCTGTGAACGGCACAGAAGGCAGAAGACCAATACCACGTGCCTTCTGCCTTTGACCTTCTGCACCCCTCCGCACCCACGTTCTCAGGAAGTGTGTAGCCCTGGTGTCTCAACCCCCCTCAGTTCGCCCCGTACCGCAGGAACTCCCGCATCACGTTCACGCATTCGCTCGCCTCGAACTGGGCGCTGCTGCCGCTGACCGTGCGGAGCTTGCCCGCGTCGCTGAGGTAGAGCTGGCTCACCCGGTAGGTCACGCCCGCGTTCTCGTAGGCGTAGGCGGCGAGGACAGCCCACCCACCCACCCGCTCCACGGGTTGCGCCACGACCTCGCGCACCTGCCCCCGGTCCAGCGAGGTCTGGAGGCGGCGGGCGAAGGCGCGGGCCTGCTCCTGATTCTTCAGGGCGGGGAAGGCCTGAGCGTGCCGTTCCTCGCGCAGCAGGCAGGCACCCGCCGGGTCGGTCCACTTGCTCGCGTTGCCGTCCACGGGCGTCCAGCCGCTCAGCGGCACGATCAGGGCGTGGGCGGGCGCGGCGAGCAGGGCACCCAGCAGGCCGAGGCGGGTCAGGGCAGGGCGGGAGAAGGCGGCACGCATCCCGGCCACTGTACCAACGCTCCCCTGACGGAAGGAGGAGAGGCGGCTGGCAGATGGATGAAGAGGGCTGGCCTCGAACCAAGCATCAGCGCGCGGCGTCGGTCAGCGCCTCCAGCCGCGCCCGCAGCCCCGCCTTCACCCCCGGCCACTCGGCACTCAGGACGCTGAACATCACGCTGTCGCGGGCATAGCCGTCGGGGCGGACCTGAAACTGGCGCAATGTCCCCTCCCGCACCGCGCCGAGCTTTTCCACCGCGCGCAGGCTGCGGGCGTTGCGGGCGTCCACTTTGAAGTGAATACGGTTCGCGCCCAGCACCTCGAAGGCACGCGTCATCAGCAGGAGTTTGGCCTCCGGGTTGGTGGCGGTGCCCTGCGCGGCGGGCAGGAGCATGGTCCCGATCTCCGCCCAGCGATCAGCGGCCTTGACCTCGCTGTAGCTGATGCGCCCGACCGCGCGGCCCCCGACGAGGACGGCCCAGTTCGCCCGGTGGGGGAGGGCGTTCAGGGACCGGATGTGATCGGCCCAGCCCGCCACGTCGGGCAGCTCGGCCATTCCACGCGCGAGGAAGGCGACCGTGTTCGCATCTGCCCCGGCGTGCAGGTCCGGGGCATGCTCCTCCCCCAACGGCACGAGGGTCAGGTGCCGCCCCGTCAGCGTCACGCGGGCCAGCCAGTCGTCGAGCGGCGCGGGGGGAAGAGGATTCGGCGCGTGCGTCACCCGCCCACCGTAGCCCAGCCCCCGTCAAAAGCAAACGCCCCGCCACAGGGGGCAGGGCGCGGGGCGTCAGATGCTCTAACTCTTCGGCACCACCGCCGTCCCGCTCACCCGCTGTCTTCCGGCGAGTGCCCGACCCAGCGTCACCTCGTCGGCGTACTCCAGCGCGCCGCCCACCGGTAGCCCGTAGGCGATGCGGCTCACGACGGTCCCCAGCGGCTCCAGCAGGCGCTGAAGGTAGAGCGCGGTCGCGTCCCCCTCCACCGTCGTGCCCGTCGCCAGGATGACCTCCATGCCCTCCGCCACGCGCGGCAGCAGGGGCCGGATGTGCAGCCGGTCCGGGCCGACCCCGTTCATCGGGCTGAGGACGCCGTGCAGCACGTGGTACAGGCCCCGGTACTCGCCGCTGCGCTCGATGGCGATCACGTCTCCGGGTTCCTCCACCACGCAGATCGTCGCCTGATCGCGCGAGGGGTCGCTGCACACGTCGCACCGCTCGGCGTCGGTGATGTTGAAACAGACCGGGCAACTGTGCAGGTCGCGCTTGGCCTCCAGCAGCGCCCGCGAGAGCCGCTCGATGTCCTCACGCGGCTGCTCGAACAGGTGGAAGGCGAGCCGCTGGGCACTCTTCGGCCCGATGCCCGGCAGACGCGACAACTCCCGGATGAGGGCCACGAGCGAGGGCGGATATTTCATACCCATCCCTCCGGCTGACGGCTGAAAGCTGACGGCTGACAGCTCCCCATCAGAAGCCCGGCAGCCCCAGCCCCCGCGTCGCCTCCTGCTGTAAGGTCTCCGCCTTCGCGTTCGCGTCCTGAAGCGCGACGAGCATCAGGTCCTCCAGCGCCTCCACGTCGTCGGGGTCCACGGCCTCGGGCTTGATCTTCAGGGCCGTGACCTTGCCGTGCCCGTTCATCGTCACCGTGACGAGGCCGCTCGCCGTGCCCTCCACCGACCGCGCGGCGAGGTCCTCCTGAATCTTCGCGGCGGCGACCTGCGCCTGCTGCATCTGCTTCATGAGCTTCTTCATGTCCATAACCCGGACATTCTACCGGGGGCCGGGGAGGGGGAACGTGCGCCCCTCCCTCCAGGCCACACGCCCTACAATGCCCCCGCCCGCGTCCCCTTCGCCCGCCGGTAGAGTTGCGCGGGCCGCCCCACCCCACTGCGCCGCTCCCCGCTGGCGACGAGGATGCCCTGCGCGAGCAGCCGCTTGCGGAAGTTGCGCTTGTCGAGCTGCCGGTCGAGGATGGCCTCGTACACGGTCTGCAATTCGGGCAGGGTGAAGGTGTCGGGCAGGAATTCGA
This window contains:
- a CDS encoding OsmC family protein — protein: MKISALVQNSEGRHQVTLRTDGNAHSLTVPPKPMGFGSSVNGGELLFLALATCYCNDLYREAARRGLSIERVEVEVEGEFGAEGEPASNVTYRVRVAGPGDEDELRELLKHTDRVAEIQNTLRAGVDVTLMGVEIVDT
- a CDS encoding S49 family peptidase — its product is MVNIPFLQRDADPLPKGVSRPTWVVLDLSGSYAARQPGNPIQALLNREETLETLEARVERLRDATWLHGVLVRISEFTAAPATAHAVRGILSRLAADKRVVAYLPQLTMTALIAASGAPEIVAPESADVLVPGFAAEPTFLGAFLKKHGIEFENLRIREYKAALTRFSQEAMDDANREQLSAYLTGLETAWTRDLAAARGVSEDAARAWLTGDLTSARAAHEAGLITRVAYEDELVGPGTRPLAAVLDLLTPQRPTGAKAGRVAVVPVVGAIVTGKSRNNPLPLPLLGGQMAGSDTVVAALRRAKKDDKTKAIVLYVDSGGGSALASDLIWREVATSEKPVVAVMGEYAASGGYYILTHAKRVIASPYTLTGSIGVVSGKPVLREFNARQGFRPEPVGRERALMYSPSRPYSDDERALVERGISEVYDRFVTRVAEGRGMTTERVNELGRGRIWSGLDALNLGLVDELGDLHTGIQRARELADLPEDAPTWNVTPARSGPLPEFVREAARAVSVEVWPFGRERVLTWFDREIKVR
- a CDS encoding group III truncated hemoglobin codes for the protein MTRGPLLTTLPVTEFGETEPAMPDALPTAAGLLVPHDGGPVADVRERPDRWVLLTLVSSALRRGVPVLAWGTGAALLGRALGARVRVEDVPEASVPLAAEWSEPLRGAVVERWTGEVPLLWRTPGVTAWAGVTLPEELRTEFLATLDEATPRSPGSPLEEIGGEPALRALLTDFYSRARADELIGPVFAAHVEDWDAHLGRVTAFWVTMLGGGVAWRGNLNTVHGGLGLRSPHLARWLTLFREAAGAHLGPHEAALLVGRAEAMGARLGGRGNRPHGGRVP
- a CDS encoding c-type cytochrome; protein product: MKNTFAVTMTLLLALTLGGSYAGYRIATTPHHEEGIGAGGEEVEGGDPTTAKVPSEEAPSAREAATGEAGAGGALGDVMQDQAGGTQSGENGAVIVPGGESNTGTQTGEAQEGDAADGGAGEADEASTGQSDGTTGPGVESSRESTPVGGTNAADGAPAGDTRGTPSPTESESEENTQLGQTGASNIEKTMAGDPATGDAKAAEVANAIGGDTAAGQAKFVSSCGGCHGQNGEGGIGTNLIAEEGPRGWKLEEFEVALREGHSPSRDLGAVMPRFTEEQLSDEDVLNIYTFLRAVN
- a CDS encoding helical backbone metal receptor codes for the protein MRLASLTASNSDILAALGVVEGVVAVDNHSDAPGLERAVRVGPDLNIDVEAVRLARPDLVLASLSVPGMERVVAGVRAAGLRTLVLDPVSVPDTLRDIREIGAAVGLPERGEAVAARLEAELRALARPFPRPPRVLVEWWPRPIIAATRDSWVTDLLATLGAVNALAERPGRSSPLTLEEVRAARPDLIVCSWCGARKLRPEVIEARGLGVPVACVPESGLGRPGPRLVEGARLIAAALARLGLESITAR
- a CDS encoding TetR/AcrR family transcriptional regulator — its product is MARSVNPIQDRARRAALEKAAYLALYERGYAGVTLSDIAGHAGVSKGTLAYHFGSRTGLLAAVMRRFTRTITVATRRALRQAATPEDKLRAYVENQFYGVENTRRFYTVSLDFLAAATRDPALMAVQRDFQRETLALDLELARLAGGDGSPERARLLRALVEGLSVRFLADPEPDLAAYRAECLGGLRALLGWEEGSPVASRQSPGRTGGDTLPSTGGD
- a CDS encoding GNAT family N-acetyltransferase translates to MTHAPNPLPPAPLDDWLARVTLTGRHLTLVPLGEEHAPDLHAGADANTVAFLARGMAELPDVAGWADHIRSLNALPHRANWAVLVGGRAVGRISYSEVKAADRWAEIGTMLLPAAQGTATNPEAKLLLMTRAFEVLGANRIHFKVDARNARSLRAVEKLGAVREGTLRQFQVRPDGYARDSVMFSVLSAEWPGVKAGLRARLEALTDAAR
- the recR gene encoding recombination mediator RecR, with translation MKYPPSLVALIRELSRLPGIGPKSAQRLAFHLFEQPREDIERLSRALLEAKRDLHSCPVCFNITDAERCDVCSDPSRDQATICVVEEPGDVIAIERSGEYRGLYHVLHGVLSPMNGVGPDRLHIRPLLPRVAEGMEVILATGTTVEGDATALYLQRLLEPLGTVVSRIAYGLPVGGALEYADEVTLGRALAGRQRVSGTAVVPKS
- a CDS encoding YbaB/EbfC family nucleoid-associated protein, translating into MDMKKLMKQMQQAQVAAAKIQEDLAARSVEGTASGLVTVTMNGHGKVTALKIKPEAVDPDDVEALEDLMLVALQDANAKAETLQQEATRGLGLPGF